One Dictyoglomus turgidum DSM 6724 DNA window includes the following coding sequences:
- a CDS encoding carbohydrate ABC transporter permease, whose product MIKKSYRFIENLIGYIFLSPWLFGLIFFGLGPLIFSIILCFSEWDLISAPKLIGFNNFLSLLEDELFWKSLRNTLLFSFSVPISTFISLFFAYLMNRPKSIFSVLRSIYFIPSVTPAVANTVVWVWLLHPQVGIINYLLKKFFSIQGPNWLGDPNWIIPSLIIIAVWGAIGYNIVLFTAGLQAIDPQIYEAAEIDGANKWQIFFKITIPLISPTTFFVLVTSFIWSFQVFDISYIATNGRPDEHSLTIVYYLFQNAFQYFKIGKASAIAWILTLIIGFVTYIEFKIEKKYVFYQ is encoded by the coding sequence ATGATAAAAAAGAGCTATAGATTTATAGAAAACCTAATAGGATATATCTTCCTATCACCTTGGCTTTTTGGATTAATATTCTTTGGTCTTGGTCCCCTAATTTTTTCCATTATCTTATGTTTTTCAGAATGGGATCTTATAAGTGCACCTAAATTAATTGGATTTAATAACTTCTTATCCTTGTTGGAAGATGAACTTTTTTGGAAATCTCTAAGAAACACTTTGCTCTTTTCCTTCTCGGTTCCTATTTCAACCTTCATATCCCTATTTTTCGCTTACCTTATGAATAGGCCAAAGAGTATTTTCTCTGTACTAAGATCTATCTATTTCATTCCTTCTGTAACTCCTGCCGTCGCAAATACAGTAGTGTGGGTATGGCTACTGCATCCCCAAGTAGGCATCATAAATTATCTACTTAAAAAATTTTTCTCAATTCAAGGACCTAATTGGCTCGGCGATCCGAATTGGATAATCCCTTCTTTAATAATTATTGCTGTTTGGGGAGCAATAGGATACAATATTGTCCTTTTTACGGCAGGGCTACAAGCTATAGATCCCCAAATATATGAGGCTGCAGAGATAGATGGAGCTAATAAATGGCAAATCTTCTTTAAAATAACTATTCCCTTAATATCTCCCACTACTTTCTTTGTATTGGTAACTTCCTTTATATGGTCTTTCCAAGTATTTGACATTTCCTATATTGCTACTAATGGAAGGCCAGATGAGCACAGTTTGACCATAGTATATTACCTATTCCAAAATGCTTTCCAATATTTCAAAATAGGAAAAGCTTCAGCTATTGCCTGGATTTTAACACTAATAATAGGATTTGTTACTTATATCGAATTCAAGATAGAAAAGAAGTACGTGTTTTATCAATGA
- a CDS encoding DeoR/GlpR family DNA-binding transcription regulator, translating to MKEYRFERILQLIREKGYLTVQEIAKELSISEITVRRDLNFLEKQGLIKRVRGGATATSISSENSFFLKLEENKEIKKEIGKKALSLLKDGSIIAMSGGTTIYYMVQALDQSPITNLTILTNSITTAWAVINLRKNFRLIHSGGTTKEKSFECIGGHVIKFFQEIGKIDYYFFGANGVDIKNGITFFDMEEAEVAKTIISKAEKKVLVADSSKFNLSVPFKVCDFDDLDYIVSDSIPEEFKKIPEWSQKFVV from the coding sequence ATGAAAGAATATAGATTTGAGAGGATTTTACAACTAATAAGAGAAAAAGGTTATCTTACAGTACAAGAGATAGCAAAAGAATTATCTATTTCAGAAATCACCGTAAGGAGAGACTTAAACTTTTTGGAAAAACAAGGACTTATAAAAAGAGTAAGAGGCGGAGCAACAGCAACAAGTATTTCTTCAGAGAATTCCTTTTTCTTAAAACTTGAAGAAAACAAAGAAATCAAAAAAGAAATAGGCAAAAAAGCTCTATCCCTTTTAAAAGATGGCTCTATCATTGCCATGAGTGGTGGAACTACCATATATTACATGGTACAAGCCTTAGATCAAAGTCCTATTACTAATTTAACCATTTTAACTAACTCTATCACCACTGCTTGGGCAGTAATAAATTTAAGGAAAAATTTCAGATTGATCCATTCAGGAGGAACCACAAAAGAAAAATCCTTTGAGTGCATAGGAGGACATGTGATTAAATTCTTCCAAGAGATAGGGAAAATAGACTACTACTTTTTTGGGGCTAACGGGGTAGATATTAAAAATGGTATCACCTTCTTTGATATGGAAGAGGCAGAAGTAGCAAAAACCATAATCTCAAAAGCTGAAAAGAAAGTACTTGTTGCGGACAGTTCAAAATTTAATTTATCGGTACCTTTTAAAGTATGCGATTTTGATGACTTAGATTACATAGTTTCCGATTCTATACCTGAAGAGTTCAAAAAAATCCCTGAATGGAGTCAAAAATTTGTTGTTTAG
- a CDS encoding SIS domain-containing protein: MYIVEKEIKEQITDLPRVFDYVKNYLKSNNLPEFILNSDIIYFIGCGTSLYLSLSGSRFFTFKTNMETKALPGGEIWFSPKENIGDFKNLRRSAILISRSGESTEVVKAGEKFKEYGIPTLGITLEEESSLVKISQNSIVLPIKEDAIVMTKSFSSMLLTIEMIASFVKGEDLSIYKDLLNEIEKIINTANELSSNYTHYNHYIFLGLGAEEGIARESALKLEEMSLSKIEAYSTFEYRHGPKSLLEKGFLVSIYTKGIQAEEPLIDELKSYGAEVITIGGKGSDFYISDLPESLFLKVIWGQILGLNIAKSKNINVESPRNLSKVVKF, encoded by the coding sequence ATGTATATCGTAGAAAAGGAAATAAAAGAACAAATCACAGATCTTCCAAGGGTTTTTGATTATGTTAAGAATTACTTAAAAAGTAATAATCTTCCTGAATTTATCTTAAATTCCGACATTATATATTTTATAGGTTGTGGAACTTCTTTATACTTAAGCCTTTCGGGAAGTAGATTTTTCACCTTTAAAACTAACATGGAAACAAAAGCTCTTCCCGGAGGAGAGATATGGTTTTCTCCAAAGGAAAATATAGGAGATTTCAAAAACTTAAGAAGATCTGCCATATTAATATCTCGCTCTGGAGAATCTACCGAAGTAGTTAAGGCAGGAGAAAAATTTAAAGAGTATGGAATTCCAACCCTTGGTATCACCTTAGAGGAAGAAAGCTCTTTAGTAAAAATATCTCAAAATTCCATTGTTCTGCCCATAAAAGAGGACGCTATTGTTATGACAAAATCCTTCTCCTCTATGCTTCTTACCATAGAGATGATAGCAAGTTTTGTTAAAGGAGAAGATTTAAGCATATACAAAGATCTACTAAATGAAATTGAAAAGATAATAAATACTGCCAATGAATTATCTTCAAACTATACCCATTATAACCACTACATATTCTTAGGACTTGGAGCAGAGGAAGGTATTGCCAGAGAATCTGCCCTAAAGTTGGAAGAAATGTCGCTTTCAAAGATAGAAGCTTATTCTACTTTTGAATATAGACATGGTCCCAAATCTCTTCTTGAAAAGGGCTTTTTAGTTTCTATATATACAAAAGGAATTCAGGCTGAAGAACCGTTAATCGATGAACTAAAAAGCTATGGGGCAGAAGTAATAACCATAGGTGGAAAGGGATCTGACTTTTACATTTCCGATCTTCCCGAAAGCCTTTTCTTAAAAGTCATATGGGGACAAATATTAGGTCTAAATATTGCTAAAAGTAAAAACATAAATGTAGAGAGCCCAAGGAATTTGAGTAAAGTAGTCAAGTTTTAA
- a CDS encoding ABC transporter substrate-binding protein, producing the protein MSSLKKLLSLLVVSLLVLLMMASGQKTVTIRYGVWMSEQLDGIKAQISTFEKRYPNIKVKLEHVPWEDYWTKLQTMMAGGDCWDVFTMDTGFYLPDYVARNALVDITPFIKKDNLDLSVYPSGVLKLHNFEGKYYSLPRDYDTIGMFYNKKAFDEAKLKYPDGNWTWEDLKKAVEKLTKKDAKGNIVRYGITVDGGPLSVSQAFLFPMILSLGGDLVKDGKVVFDSPQVKEALSFARELTEKGYAPKPGVTSGDLFIAGKSAINFSGSWMLGYYAENIKSFNFGVVMIPKSRTGKRANISDSLGNVIWSKTKNLDAAWTFVKWMASKEAAEILGKSGTVIPAYRGTDTLWMQSFKRFGKEKDAKVFIDSVKYTNPWPQTRGSSEWFDRWETYYIVEIIAGRLGVEEGLKQATEEINGIIEKASQ; encoded by the coding sequence GTGTCTTCATTGAAAAAGCTTCTTAGTCTTTTAGTGGTTTCCCTTTTGGTCCTTTTAATGATGGCTTCAGGACAAAAGACAGTAACTATTAGATATGGTGTATGGATGAGTGAGCAATTAGATGGTATAAAGGCTCAAATTTCTACTTTTGAAAAGAGGTATCCCAACATAAAAGTGAAGCTTGAGCATGTACCTTGGGAAGATTATTGGACAAAGCTTCAAACCATGATGGCAGGGGGAGATTGTTGGGACGTTTTTACTATGGATACAGGTTTTTATTTACCCGATTATGTAGCGAGAAATGCATTGGTAGATATTACTCCATTCATAAAAAAAGACAATCTGGATTTGAGTGTATATCCATCAGGAGTTTTAAAGCTACATAATTTTGAGGGTAAATATTATTCTCTGCCCAGAGACTATGATACTATAGGGATGTTTTACAATAAGAAAGCCTTTGATGAGGCAAAACTTAAATATCCTGATGGGAATTGGACTTGGGAAGATTTAAAGAAGGCAGTTGAGAAGCTAACTAAGAAAGATGCCAAAGGGAATATAGTAAGGTATGGGATTACAGTAGATGGAGGTCCGCTATCAGTTTCGCAAGCTTTCTTATTCCCCATGATTTTATCTCTTGGTGGAGATTTAGTTAAGGATGGAAAAGTAGTTTTTGATAGTCCTCAAGTTAAGGAGGCATTAAGTTTTGCGAGGGAGTTAACGGAAAAAGGTTATGCTCCAAAGCCAGGAGTAACCAGTGGAGATCTATTTATTGCAGGGAAGAGTGCTATTAACTTTAGCGGATCTTGGATGTTAGGATATTATGCTGAAAATATTAAATCTTTTAACTTTGGGGTTGTCATGATTCCAAAATCAAGGACAGGAAAGAGGGCAAATATTTCTGACTCCTTGGGTAATGTTATCTGGAGTAAGACGAAGAATTTGGATGCTGCATGGACTTTTGTAAAGTGGATGGCGAGCAAAGAGGCAGCAGAGATTCTTGGAAAGTCTGGTACTGTAATTCCTGCATATAGGGGTACCGATACCTTGTGGATGCAGAGTTTTAAGAGATTTGGAAAGGAAAAAGATGCAAAGGTGTTTATAGATTCGGTGAAGTACACCAATCCATGGCCTCAAACAAGGGGATCTAGCGAGTGGTTTGACAGATGGGAGACTTATTATATAGTTGAGATTATAGCAGGGAGATTAGGAGTAGAAGAAGGTTTGAAACAAGCCACAGAAGAAATTAATGGGATTATTGAAAAGGCCTCTCAATAA
- a CDS encoding carbohydrate ABC transporter permease, translated as MRVLGGIPKYKQAIYFFVFIVFSLVFALLAYYIPFGISFKLALSKYDAISEPQYIGLENFKKIFQDKVFWISLKNSFLYALYVVPTAVILSFLIAVGLNRNTKFFRFLRVFYFIPTVTSSVAINFVWLWFFNPEYGLLNTILGFLGVKKIYWLTDPKIALFSLAIVGIWGSLSYNIILFLAGLQNIPSTYYEAASLDGATKKDMLIHITLPLMTPIIFFVLIMQIISSVQMFESVFIMTRGGPGYSTYTLVYYIYRNGFNWFRMGYGTALSWILYFILLILTIIQFNLQRRWVYYE; from the coding sequence ATGAGGGTTCTTGGAGGAATACCTAAGTACAAACAGGCAATTTATTTTTTTGTCTTTATAGTTTTTTCTTTAGTTTTTGCCCTTCTTGCTTACTATATACCTTTTGGAATTTCCTTTAAGCTTGCCCTTTCTAAATATGACGCCATTTCAGAGCCTCAATATATAGGATTAGAAAACTTTAAAAAGATTTTTCAAGATAAGGTTTTTTGGATATCATTGAAGAATTCTTTTTTATATGCTCTATATGTGGTACCTACAGCAGTAATTTTGAGTTTTCTTATTGCGGTTGGTTTAAATAGGAATACTAAATTTTTTAGATTTTTAAGGGTTTTTTATTTCATTCCTACAGTGACCTCTTCCGTTGCTATTAATTTTGTATGGCTTTGGTTTTTCAATCCAGAGTATGGACTCTTAAATACTATATTAGGATTTTTAGGGGTAAAAAAGATATACTGGCTAACAGATCCTAAGATTGCACTATTTTCTCTTGCTATTGTAGGTATATGGGGTAGTTTAAGTTATAATATTATTCTTTTCCTTGCAGGACTTCAAAATATTCCGTCTACCTATTACGAGGCAGCATCCCTCGATGGAGCAACTAAAAAAGATATGTTAATTCATATTACTCTTCCCCTTATGACTCCCATCATCTTTTTTGTACTTATAATGCAGATTATTAGTTCAGTGCAGATGTTTGAAAGTGTTTTTATTATGACAAGGGGAGGACCTGGATACTCTACTTATACCCTTGTCTATTATATCTATCGTAATGGTTTTAATTGGTTCCGAATGGGATATGGAACTGCTCTATCTTGGATTCTTTACTTTATTCTTTTAATCTTAACTATAATTCAGTTTAATCTCCAAAGGAGATGGGTATACTATGAGTAA
- a CDS encoding ABC transporter substrate-binding protein, with the protein MKKFLIFSFLIILLSLSALGQSKIQITYMRWGDIREIEVERKIVDAFNQSQNKIFVNLESTAWGAYWQQLQNRIAAGNAPDVILMDGAYFIDLASKGVFKDITEWIRRDINLKNYYYDPEVCEWDGKIYAMIRDITLGGIMFYNKDIFDKYKIKYPDWSWDWNKWIEAAQKLTIDENKDGTPEIWGTYVPTWGEGGLYPIIWSAGGTVLSKDKKSCTIYSNPKSLEGLKFMYELRYKYKVCPSESFMQGLSDPFMTGNFATTLGISSFIVSYRKLPFRWGIAPIPSGPAGRFMSANQLSLAIYSKSKYPEAAWEFIKFATGPKGQEIMGKEHQAIPALKLKTRVYFDDPNIKSALTIFSLYEKGQLKSLEFTPSWLEWNNMLETTLGYAWQGKVDIEKAAKTAEDRVNKILQEAWKKLEK; encoded by the coding sequence ATGAAAAAGTTCTTAATTTTTAGCTTTTTGATTATCCTATTGTCTCTTTCAGCTCTTGGACAGAGCAAAATCCAAATTACTTACATGAGATGGGGAGATATAAGGGAAATTGAAGTAGAGAGAAAAATCGTTGACGCCTTTAATCAGTCCCAAAATAAAATATTTGTTAATTTAGAATCTACTGCCTGGGGAGCTTATTGGCAACAACTACAAAACCGAATTGCAGCTGGAAATGCACCAGATGTGATCTTAATGGATGGAGCTTATTTCATAGACTTAGCCTCAAAGGGAGTGTTCAAAGATATAACCGAATGGATAAGGAGAGATATAAATCTTAAGAATTATTATTACGATCCGGAAGTTTGTGAATGGGATGGAAAGATTTACGCTATGATAAGGGATATCACCTTAGGCGGTATAATGTTCTACAACAAAGATATTTTTGATAAGTATAAGATTAAATATCCTGACTGGTCTTGGGATTGGAATAAATGGATTGAGGCAGCTCAAAAATTAACTATAGATGAAAATAAAGATGGTACTCCTGAAATCTGGGGAACTTATGTCCCTACTTGGGGTGAGGGTGGACTCTATCCTATCATTTGGAGCGCAGGAGGTACTGTACTCTCTAAGGATAAAAAATCCTGCACCATCTACTCTAACCCTAAATCCCTTGAGGGTCTTAAATTTATGTATGAACTAAGATATAAATATAAGGTCTGTCCCTCTGAGTCCTTCATGCAGGGACTCTCCGATCCTTTCATGACTGGAAACTTCGCAACTACACTCGGAATATCTTCTTTCATTGTTAGCTATAGAAAACTACCTTTCCGTTGGGGTATCGCTCCTATACCTTCAGGACCTGCTGGAAGATTTATGTCCGCTAACCAACTTTCCCTCGCTATCTACTCTAAGTCTAAATATCCAGAGGCTGCTTGGGAATTCATTAAGTTCGCTACTGGACCTAAAGGGCAGGAAATTATGGGAAAAGAACATCAGGCTATACCCGCTCTTAAATTGAAAACCCGAGTATATTTCGACGATCCTAACATTAAATCCGCTCTCACTATCTTCTCTCTATATGAAAAGGGACAACTCAAATCTCTTGAATTTACTCCTTCTTGGTTAGAATGGAATAATATGCTTGAAACTACCCTCGGCTATGCTTGGCAAGGAAAGGTTGATATTGAAAAGGCTGCTAAAACCGCTGAGGACAGAGTTAACAAAATCTTACAAGAGGCTTGGAAAAAATTAGAAAAATAA